A section of the Harmonia axyridis chromosome 2, icHarAxyr1.1, whole genome shotgun sequence genome encodes:
- the LOC123673311 gene encoding uncharacterized protein LOC123673311 — MQDRDLLFVGDFNAPLYSSGHNTDDRSITVSTFSEILELKQFNDIVNCNSRMLDLVLTNLYLSPPENAAGLVDVDPYHPPLLIYFGVKSPRPHNFGVHDSHKEFNFKKADFRMMYEMIGAQDWSGVMGAAHPDEACDALYSVFNTIFIATVPYKKLRTRRFPHWYTSELIKLIRMKERCHQRYKRYNRANDFDQFRSLRSIIKSRTKILYRNFISSAERSISDDPRSFWAFIQDRKGYTRIPGVVKDGDISYSSPAGVVGAFADFFGSVYAADDYVNSDGIEEICDQNFISVESVSDGEVRLAARKLSNKLTAGPDLIPSFVVKDCIGVLVLPLKHIYDLILKTSTFPTRWKAAKIIPVLKKGDSSIISNYGPISILCNFSKLFEIILFNAIYPRVRSSVAAEQHGFMKKRSCSTNLITFSQFVYEKLDLGGQSPLRFACSVVNSLADRCDLHSQSLVHICDLYLNENI; from the exons ATGCAGGATAGAGACTTATTGTTTGTTGGCGACTTCAATGCTCCTTTGTACAGCAGCGGTCATAATACTGATGATAGGTCCATTACAGTATCAACGTTTTCTGAAATCTTAGAACTTAAGCAATTTAATGATATCGTTAATTGTAACAGTAGAATGCTGGATCTTGTATTGACAAATTTATATTTGTCACCACCGGAAAATGCAGCCGGTTTAGTTGATGTTGATCCATACCATCCCCCTCTCCTGATATACTTCGGTGTTAAATCCCCTAGACCTCATAATTTTGGAGTTCATGATTCCCATAAAGAATTTAATTTCAAGAAAGCGGACTTTAGGATGATGTATGAGATGATAGGTGCCCAAGACTGGTCTGGAGTGATGGGTGCTGCTCACCCTGATGAGGCTTGCGATGCTCTTTATTCAGTCTTTAATACAATTTTCATTGCCACTGTTCCTTACAAGAAGTTGAGGACCCGAAGATTTCCGCATTGGTATACGTCGGAGCTTATCAAGCTAATTCGCATGAAGGAGCGCTGTCATCAAAGGTATAAACGCTATAATAGAGCCAATGATTTTGATCAATTCCGGTCTCTCAGATCAATTATTAAGTCAAGAACTAAAATACTCTACAGAAATTTCATATCATCGGCGGAACGCTCAATAAGTGATGATCCGAGAAGTTTTTGGGCTTTTATTCAGGACAGAAAGGGATACACGAGGATTCCTGGTGTTGTGAAGGATGGCGACATATCTTACAGCAGTCCGGCTGGAGTTGTTGGTGCATTCGCTGATTTTTTCGGGTCGGTTTATGCAGCTGATGACTATGTTAATAGTGATGGAATTGAGGAAATATGTGATCAGAATTTTATTTCAGTTGAAAGTGTATCGGATGGTGAGGTTAGGTTGGCGGCGCGAAAACTTAGTAACAAATTGACGGCCGGGCCAGATTTGATTCCTAGCTTCGTTGTGAAGGACTGCATTGGTGTTTTGGTGCTCCCACTCAAACATATTTatgatttgattttgaaaaccAGCACATTTCCGACCAGGTGGAAGGCTGCAAAAATCATTCCTGTACTCAAGAAAGGCGACTCCTCCATCATAAGTAATTATGGACCTATATcaatattgtgtaatttttctaaattatttgagataattttgtTTAACGCCATATATCCTAGAGTTAGAAGTAGTGTTGCAGCGGAACAGCatggtttcatgaaaaaaagatcATGTTCAACTAACTTGATTACGTTTTCGCAGTTCGTATATGAGAAATTAGATTTGGGAGGACAG TCACCACTGAGATTTGCTTGTTCCGTTGTTAACTCTCTAGCGGATAGATGTGATCTGCATTCTCAATCTCTGGTTCATATATGTGAtttgtatttgaatgaaaacatctGA